The following coding sequences are from one uncultured Desulfobacter sp. window:
- a CDS encoding sigma 54-interacting transcriptional regulator yields MLSFDIFHLPLPAVTADTLLRSTKTNPLFDNLFEQAASRDNTQKTLLSLADTATQGTESISITISGRQFLAMAFACTGKHIFLILLLDSQSLSAGVGNMSFFKEIKENFQQIIGAVHDDFVMIDSKGIITMALPDFEKYYGIPREQAIGKSIFEMEEQGIFNPSVAIRVLKSGKTETMLQYTGADKYLMCTALPVKDKDGALLGIASYTTDITKYTKLKEEYDRLKETLKLYTKELEELRSPRDVDQGIISKDKHMQDIISTIKRIAGFDTNVLFLGKSGVGKTMYAKLMHSRSLRKNGPFIHINCGAIPENLLESELFGYEKGAFTGAQNKGKPGMIELANKGTLFLDEIADLPFNMQVKLLKVIQEKSLSRIGSTQEKQIDFRLITATNKDLTTMVKNNEFREDLYYRINIITLKIPGLAQRKPDIFPMVLHFLEQFNKKHQLKKNISNAAIDKLVEYPWPGNIRELQNTMERLVLSTDQYMITPADLPGVIHSHDMVPEQVPNQSLKQIMATVEQKIIQKAYLKHGTTTGVARALGISQPSASLKIKKYVKS; encoded by the coding sequence ATGCTCTCTTTTGACATTTTCCATTTACCGCTGCCGGCGGTAACGGCCGACACCCTCCTGCGCTCAACAAAGACAAATCCCTTGTTTGACAACCTGTTTGAACAGGCGGCATCCCGGGACAATACCCAAAAGACCCTTTTGTCCCTTGCAGATACGGCAACCCAAGGCACTGAAAGTATATCCATAACCATAAGCGGCAGGCAATTTCTTGCCATGGCATTTGCCTGTACCGGCAAACATATCTTTTTAATTCTTCTTCTGGACAGTCAATCACTATCCGCCGGCGTGGGTAACATGTCTTTTTTTAAGGAAATAAAAGAAAATTTTCAACAAATCATCGGGGCGGTGCATGATGATTTTGTAATGATTGACAGCAAGGGCATCATTACTATGGCTTTGCCTGATTTTGAAAAATATTACGGTATTCCAAGGGAACAGGCCATTGGCAAATCCATATTTGAAATGGAAGAACAGGGTATATTCAACCCCTCGGTGGCCATCCGGGTGCTCAAATCCGGCAAAACGGAAACCATGCTTCAGTATACGGGTGCGGACAAGTACCTGATGTGTACGGCCCTTCCGGTCAAAGATAAGGATGGTGCGCTGCTAGGTATTGCAAGCTACACCACGGACATCACCAAATATACCAAATTAAAAGAGGAGTATGACCGGCTCAAGGAGACATTAAAACTTTACACCAAAGAGCTTGAAGAGCTGAGATCTCCCCGGGATGTGGATCAAGGAATAATCAGCAAAGACAAGCATATGCAGGACATCATCTCAACCATTAAACGCATAGCCGGATTTGACACCAATGTTTTGTTTCTTGGCAAGTCAGGGGTGGGAAAAACCATGTACGCCAAGCTTATGCATTCACGCAGCCTTCGAAAAAACGGGCCCTTTATTCATATTAACTGCGGGGCCATCCCGGAAAATCTGCTGGAATCAGAGTTGTTCGGATATGAAAAGGGTGCATTTACCGGCGCCCAGAACAAAGGCAAGCCGGGCATGATAGAGCTTGCCAATAAAGGCACCCTGTTTTTGGATGAAATTGCGGACCTGCCCTTTAACATGCAGGTAAAGCTTTTAAAGGTGATCCAGGAAAAATCCTTGTCGCGGATTGGTTCCACCCAGGAAAAACAGATTGATTTCAGGCTGATCACCGCCACCAATAAAGATTTGACAACCATGGTAAAAAACAACGAGTTCAGGGAAGATCTCTACTACCGCATTAATATTATTACCTTGAAAATACCGGGGCTTGCCCAACGCAAACCTGATATTTTCCCCATGGTTCTGCATTTTTTAGAACAGTTCAATAAAAAGCACCAGTTGAAAAAAAATATTTCCAACGCCGCCATTGATAAACTTGTGGAATACCCCTGGCCCGGTAATATAAGGGAGCTTCAAAACACCATGGAACGTCTGGTGCTCAGCACGGACCAGTATATGATTACCCCGGCGGATTTGCCCGGTGTCATTCATTCCCATGACATGGTCCCGGAACAGGTGCCCAACCAGTCCCTTAAACAGATTATGGCAACTGTGGAACAAAAAATCATCCAAAAGGCATATCTCAAGCACGGTACCACCACGGGGGTGGCCAGGGCGCTTGGGATCAGCCAGCCGTCTGCATCCCTTAAAATTAAAAAATATGTAAAATCCTGA
- a CDS encoding aspartate aminotransferase family protein encodes MLKDCLPKLVTDLPGPESRKVIEKRGEAIPSSVACGAPYAIDEAQGCMVRDMDGNIVMDWVGGIGVLNVGHCHPEVVQAVEAQIQRYFHPQINTFHYKEYVDLADKLNTIVPGDFKKRTAFFNSGSEAVDNCIKIARKYTKKTDIIAFAGAFHGRTFMSMTLTSGQVFKAAFAPLAPGVHRVEFPNEYRTDASIAKEDIPAYYIEKLKYMFVDYISPDNVAAVIMEPVQGENGFIDPPMAYVKALRALCDEHNILLIADEIQTGYCRTGKMFATDYWAQEGVYPDMVLTAKSLAAGLPLSAITAKEEIMESLAIGEIGGTYGGNPVAIAAALKVLEILERDNFAQKAMDIADACTKAFADWMQTYDIIGTFRVKGAMTSIEFVKDRTTKEPLPEATAMVIKECADNGLIVKSAGSYNQIVRMLMPLVTNKEQLAVGLGIMEDAIAKTAKALG; translated from the coding sequence ATGCTAAAAGATTGCTTGCCTAAATTAGTCACAGACCTGCCAGGACCGGAAAGCCGGAAAGTGATAGAAAAAAGGGGAGAGGCCATTCCATCGTCCGTTGCCTGCGGGGCCCCCTATGCCATTGATGAAGCCCAGGGCTGCATGGTCCGGGACATGGACGGAAACATTGTCATGGACTGGGTCGGTGGTATCGGCGTCCTCAATGTGGGGCATTGCCACCCCGAAGTTGTCCAGGCCGTGGAAGCCCAGATCCAGCGGTATTTCCATCCCCAGATTAATACCTTCCATTATAAAGAATATGTGGATCTGGCTGACAAGCTTAATACCATTGTCCCGGGCGATTTTAAAAAACGAACCGCCTTTTTCAACTCCGGGTCCGAGGCTGTGGACAATTGCATTAAGATCGCAAGAAAATATACGAAAAAGACCGACATTATCGCCTTTGCCGGCGCCTTTCATGGCCGGACCTTCATGTCCATGACCCTGACCTCCGGCCAGGTTTTCAAAGCGGCATTTGCACCCTTGGCCCCAGGGGTTCACCGGGTGGAATTCCCCAATGAATACAGAACCGATGCATCCATTGCCAAAGAAGATATCCCGGCCTATTACATTGAAAAACTGAAATATATGTTTGTGGACTATATCAGCCCCGACAATGTGGCTGCCGTAATCATGGAGCCCGTCCAGGGGGAAAATGGCTTTATTGATCCTCCCATGGCATATGTCAAAGCACTTAGGGCGCTGTGCGACGAACATAATATCCTTTTGATTGCCGATGAAATCCAGACCGGTTATTGCCGGACCGGAAAGATGTTTGCCACAGATTACTGGGCCCAGGAGGGGGTGTATCCGGATATGGTGCTCACAGCCAAATCCCTGGCCGCAGGCCTTCCCTTAAGCGCTATCACGGCAAAAGAAGAGATCATGGAATCTTTGGCCATCGGAGAGATCGGCGGCACCTATGGCGGAAACCCCGTGGCCATTGCTGCGGCATTGAAGGTGCTTGAAATTTTAGAACGCGATAACTTTGCCCAAAAGGCCATGGATATCGCGGATGCCTGCACCAAGGCCTTTGCCGACTGGATGCAGACCTATGACATTATAGGCACATTCCGGGTTAAAGGCGCCATGACCTCCATTGAATTTGTCAAAGACCGTACAACCAAAGAACCACTCCCCGAAGCCACGGCTATGGTGATCAAAGAGTGTGCCGATAACGGCCTGATCGTTAAAAGCGCAGGCTCTTATAATCAGATTGTCAGAATGCTCATGCCGCTTGTGACCAACAAAGAGCAGTTGGCAGTGGGGCTTGGTATTATGGAAGATGCCATTGCCAAGACCGCAAAAGCATTGGGCTAA
- a CDS encoding ABC transporter permease, with protein sequence MANYIIKRVCIALLTVWLILTMVFFLVRMLPGEAVLSMAGHSPKGLTAEQREYLNHKLGLDRPVVVQYADWMSKAVRGDLGISINSRRPVMRDVLVRIPRTVEITFVALVIGLAIALPGGVISALHRDSFLDVSINGTLVLLGSTPVYIMGLFLLLYFGLHLGWVPTGGYTEFSKDPWQHLRLLILPSLTLGLWIGAVAARMTRHSMLEVLSQDYIRTAFAKGLSKRAVYYVHALRNALIPVVTAIGLQVGALLGGAVLTEVVFTWPGLGSAFVSAVMRRDYPSIQGILIVTVTLFIFTNLIVDIIVTLLDPRISRD encoded by the coding sequence GTGGCAAATTACATTATAAAAAGGGTGTGTATCGCATTATTAACGGTGTGGCTTATCCTGACCATGGTTTTTTTCCTTGTCCGGATGCTGCCCGGCGAAGCGGTTCTGTCCATGGCCGGACACTCCCCAAAGGGGCTCACCGCGGAACAGCGTGAGTACTTGAATCATAAACTGGGACTGGACCGGCCGGTTGTCGTCCAGTACGCAGACTGGATGAGTAAGGCAGTCCGGGGGGATTTAGGAATATCGATCAACTCCAGGCGGCCGGTGATGCGGGATGTGCTGGTCAGGATTCCCCGAACCGTTGAAATAACCTTTGTGGCCCTGGTTATCGGATTGGCCATAGCCCTGCCGGGAGGCGTGATAAGTGCCCTTCACAGGGACAGTTTCCTGGATGTTTCAATCAACGGCACCCTGGTCCTTTTAGGCTCAACACCGGTTTACATTATGGGTCTGTTCCTATTGTTATATTTTGGACTCCACCTGGGGTGGGTTCCCACCGGAGGCTACACGGAATTTTCCAAAGATCCGTGGCAGCACTTAAGGCTGCTGATCCTTCCGTCACTGACGCTGGGACTGTGGATCGGTGCCGTGGCGGCCAGGATGACAAGGCATTCAATGCTGGAGGTGCTGTCCCAGGACTATATCCGCACAGCCTTTGCCAAAGGGCTTTCCAAAAGAGCGGTCTACTACGTCCACGCGCTCAGGAACGCCCTTATCCCGGTGGTAACGGCCATCGGGCTTCAGGTGGGGGCTCTTTTGGGCGGTGCGGTGCTCACCGAAGTGGTCTTTACCTGGCCCGGTCTGGGCTCGGCCTTTGTATCAGCCGTCATGCGGCGGGATTACCCCTCAATCCAGGGGATACTAATCGTAACGGTAACCTTGTTTATTTTCACCAACCTGATTGTGGACATCATCGTTACTCTCTTAGATCCGCGTATTTCAAGGGATTAA
- a CDS encoding ABC transporter permease, translating into MGSLQPIIQETIYQTKHRLSRAWKSSRWRNSRFIVSFSVIALFIIIGCLGPYISPYDPYKLLSGVQILQSPDTVHWLGTDELGRSVLSRIIYGANASLKIGIFAVGFAVIGGVILGLSAAYYGGIVDMLIMRAVDFVLCLPIMIVIIALVAFLGSSINMLIVVIGVLSIPGTARIVYTTAISIKQAPFIEAARAIGATDLQIILKHILPNCIPPLLVHATLSIGFVILTESGLSFLGLGPPPPTPTWGQMISAGRIYFHRQPMLLVSPMMAVSIVILALNVLGDALRDLIDPRIRKKVEADK; encoded by the coding sequence ATGGGTTCTTTACAACCAATTATTCAGGAAACCATATATCAAACCAAACACCGCCTGTCCCGGGCCTGGAAAAGCTCCAGGTGGCGGAACAGCCGGTTCATCGTCAGCTTTTCGGTGATTGCCCTTTTTATCATCATCGGATGCCTGGGGCCTTATATCTCCCCTTATGACCCTTATAAACTGCTGTCCGGCGTACAGATTCTCCAGAGTCCGGATACGGTTCACTGGCTTGGAACAGACGAGTTGGGGCGAAGTGTCTTAAGCCGGATTATTTACGGGGCCAATGCATCGTTGAAAATCGGTATCTTTGCCGTGGGATTCGCCGTTATCGGCGGCGTTATCCTGGGGCTGAGCGCTGCGTATTACGGCGGAATCGTTGACATGCTCATCATGAGGGCAGTGGATTTTGTTCTCTGCCTGCCGATTATGATTGTCATCATTGCCCTGGTGGCGTTCCTTGGCAGTTCCATTAACATGCTGATTGTCGTTATCGGTGTTCTGTCAATCCCGGGAACGGCCAGGATTGTTTACACCACGGCGATCTCCATAAAGCAGGCGCCGTTCATAGAGGCGGCCCGGGCCATCGGCGCCACAGATCTGCAGATCATACTCAAGCATATACTGCCCAACTGCATCCCGCCCCTGCTTGTGCACGCCACCCTGTCCATCGGTTTCGTTATTCTCACCGAATCGGGGTTAAGTTTTTTGGGGTTAGGACCGCCACCGCCCACACCCACCTGGGGACAGATGATCTCAGCAGGAAGGATCTATTTTCATCGGCAGCCCATGCTCCTGGTCTCCCCGATGATGGCGGTAAGTATCGTCATTCTGGCGTTGAATGTGCTGGGGGATGCACTGCGGGATTTAATTGATCCCCGGATCAGGAAAAAGGTGGAGGCGGATAAATGA
- a CDS encoding GntR family transcriptional regulator: protein MKQNLSKKVADIIRERILNFSLGPGSRLSDKQIAQEMEISRTPVREALNRLTAEGIVKALPNRGFIVKKFELKEIEDIYILRERLETLAVELTILNLTPARQKELEELLTKAESDCNKEDLFGFNTSDESFHDMIALYSENQALGEVLKNLRGKIRVIRRYDHLQPGRLEEAHESHTDILSSITQRDVKGAKEKMSAHIMVSMKTILKFISENRQLYLGLLDGPKLHVKNR from the coding sequence ATGAAGCAGAATCTTTCTAAAAAAGTCGCAGACATTATCAGGGAAAGGATACTCAATTTCAGTCTGGGCCCGGGATCCAGGCTTTCGGACAAGCAGATCGCCCAGGAAATGGAAATCAGCAGGACTCCGGTAAGGGAGGCGTTGAACAGGCTCACCGCCGAAGGGATTGTCAAAGCCCTGCCCAACCGTGGATTTATCGTCAAAAAATTTGAACTCAAAGAGATAGAGGATATTTACATTTTAAGGGAACGCCTGGAAACACTTGCGGTTGAGCTGACCATTCTAAATCTGACCCCGGCCAGGCAAAAGGAACTTGAAGAACTTCTAACAAAGGCTGAATCAGATTGTAATAAAGAAGATCTTTTCGGGTTCAACACATCGGATGAAAGCTTTCACGATATGATAGCGCTGTACAGCGAAAACCAGGCCCTAGGTGAAGTGCTCAAAAACCTGAGGGGCAAAATAAGGGTGATACGGCGCTATGACCACCTTCAGCCCGGCCGCCTTGAAGAAGCCCACGAGAGCCACACCGACATCCTGTCTTCCATAACCCAAAGGGATGTTAAAGGGGCAAAGGAAAAAATGTCAGCCCATATCATGGTATCAATGAAAACCATTTTAAAGTTTATTTCCGAAAACAGGCAATTATACCTGGGACTTTTGGACGGCCCAAAGCTGCATGTAAAAAACAGGTGA
- a CDS encoding ABC transporter substrate-binding protein encodes MKTKTSIFKKASLMFLVLAAIGCTSVCTLAQASDPVYGGTLRYGLQEDPANWSPHNTMDCQSQVIMAQVWSGLLRYNNDEKIVGDLAESWEWKDPKTLEFKLRKNVKWHNGDKLTADQVVKSENLRLDPKIGIDAKTLADIIEKWEVVDDYTVRLSLKRPDVTVLRWLTIVPGKDFIIHPDWDEKTCGRSPETTIGTGPFKFKSYEPGVSVELEKNPDYFIKGLPYLDGIMFRIITDAESRLTGLMANELDMVEYIDFQSLTRIHGREDVYVSPGGQGFYGCRLALDLAKEPTNDINVRRALNYAVNRSLIVNAVLNGEGEPIWGGFIPKDRFGYAEELEGHYSYDPEKAKQLLAKAGWKDTDNDGKVDKNGKPMVLKFLTYGPSWWSQVGEILQANLRELGVTVELTVKPWPEYRAMRTKVLELAEGQASEWDIVGGTLWGLDLSDMPIYMMPSGFINFNRYKNPEAQDLLRKAFATTDENTREGLFKKIQKLMLEDAPDITPCWITRSEVLRTSVKNFHHLGQDGCYGTLLWEAYLSK; translated from the coding sequence ATGAAGACAAAAACCAGCATATTCAAAAAAGCATCCTTGATGTTCCTGGTGTTGGCCGCCATTGGATGTACGTCTGTCTGTACACTGGCACAGGCTTCGGACCCGGTTTACGGCGGCACATTAAGATACGGCCTCCAGGAGGACCCGGCAAACTGGTCCCCGCACAATACCATGGACTGCCAGTCACAGGTGATCATGGCCCAGGTCTGGAGCGGCCTTTTAAGGTACAATAATGATGAAAAAATTGTGGGCGACCTTGCCGAATCCTGGGAATGGAAAGACCCCAAAACACTGGAGTTTAAGCTTCGCAAAAATGTGAAATGGCACAATGGTGACAAACTGACGGCAGACCAGGTTGTCAAAAGCGAAAACCTCCGGTTGGATCCCAAAATCGGTATTGATGCGAAAACCCTGGCGGATATCATTGAAAAATGGGAAGTGGTGGATGATTATACCGTCAGGCTTAGCCTCAAGCGCCCGGATGTTACCGTCTTAAGATGGCTGACCATCGTACCCGGCAAGGATTTTATCATCCATCCGGACTGGGATGAAAAAACCTGTGGACGCTCACCTGAAACAACAATCGGAACCGGCCCGTTCAAATTTAAAAGCTATGAACCCGGTGTAAGCGTCGAACTTGAAAAAAATCCCGACTATTTTATCAAAGGGCTTCCCTATCTTGACGGCATCATGTTCAGAATCATCACCGATGCGGAGAGCCGCCTGACCGGCTTGATGGCCAATGAGCTGGATATGGTCGAGTATATTGATTTCCAGTCATTAACCCGGATACACGGCAGGGAAGACGTGTATGTATCCCCCGGGGGCCAGGGGTTTTACGGTTGCCGACTGGCTCTTGACCTTGCAAAGGAACCCACAAACGACATCAATGTCCGCCGGGCATTAAATTACGCGGTTAACAGATCCCTTATCGTCAATGCAGTTCTCAACGGCGAAGGCGAGCCCATCTGGGGCGGATTTATTCCCAAGGACCGGTTCGGTTATGCCGAGGAACTTGAAGGGCATTACAGCTATGATCCTGAAAAGGCAAAGCAGCTCCTGGCCAAGGCGGGCTGGAAAGACACGGACAACGACGGAAAAGTGGACAAGAACGGAAAGCCCATGGTGTTGAAATTCCTGACCTATGGTCCGTCATGGTGGAGCCAGGTGGGAGAGATCCTCCAGGCCAACCTAAGGGAGCTCGGCGTAACCGTTGAACTGACCGTCAAGCCCTGGCCTGAATACCGGGCCATGCGGACAAAAGTGCTTGAACTGGCCGAAGGCCAGGCGTCCGAATGGGATATTGTCGGCGGAACCCTCTGGGGCCTTGACCTGAGTGATATGCCCATTTACATGATGCCCAGCGGATTTATCAACTTCAACCGGTATAAAAACCCCGAAGCCCAGGATCTTTTAAGGAAAGCCTTTGCCACGACAGATGAGAACACCCGTGAAGGCCTGTTCAAAAAAATCCAGAAGCTGATGCTGGAGGATGCCCCTGATATTACCCCTTGCTGGATCACCAGGTCAGAGGTGTTGCGCACATCGGTCAAAAATTTCCATCATCTTGGCCAGGATGGGTGTTATGGGACTTTGCTATGGGAGGCATATCTCTCTAAATAA
- a CDS encoding ABC transporter ATP-binding protein, whose product MALLEVKNLKTYFYSSKGVVKAVDDVSYSVSKGEALGIVGESGSGKSVSTLSIMRLIQDPPGKIVGGEILFKGENLLTLNDRQMRDLRGSRIAMIFQDPMMSLNPVMTIGRQISEAIKLHMNMTKKQAWERSVEMLEMVGISSPAERMNCYPHELSGGMCQRVMIAMALSCDPEVIIADEPTTALDVTIQAQINELFKKLMKKLNMTVVWISHDLGVVAGLCDRINVMYAGRIVESAPVEDLFAKPCHPYTKSLLKCIPRLDDPCRSQLTTIKGSPPNLRNLPPGCAFEKRCSESSSVCLEKRPVLRKLKDNHHVACWNFKE is encoded by the coding sequence GTGGCTTTGCTCGAAGTAAAAAATCTTAAAACATATTTTTATTCGTCAAAAGGGGTAGTCAAGGCCGTTGACGATGTTTCCTATTCGGTTTCAAAAGGCGAGGCCTTAGGGATCGTGGGAGAAAGCGGGAGCGGAAAATCCGTGAGTACCCTGTCCATAATGCGCCTGATCCAGGATCCTCCTGGGAAAATCGTTGGCGGCGAAATTCTTTTTAAAGGAGAGAATCTGCTTACCCTCAATGACCGGCAGATGAGGGACCTTCGGGGCAGCAGGATCGCCATGATCTTTCAGGATCCCATGATGAGCCTTAATCCGGTTATGACCATTGGCCGCCAGATCAGTGAAGCGATAAAACTGCACATGAATATGACAAAAAAACAGGCATGGGAACGTTCCGTTGAAATGCTGGAGATGGTCGGGATCTCATCTCCGGCAGAGCGGATGAACTGCTATCCCCATGAACTGAGCGGGGGGATGTGCCAGCGGGTGATGATTGCCATGGCCCTTTCCTGCGACCCAGAAGTCATCATTGCAGATGAACCGACAACAGCGCTTGACGTGACCATCCAGGCACAGATTAACGAATTGTTCAAGAAGTTGATGAAAAAGCTGAATATGACGGTTGTCTGGATTTCCCATGACCTGGGCGTTGTGGCCGGGCTCTGTGACAGGATAAATGTAATGTATGCCGGCAGGATTGTTGAAAGCGCTCCTGTGGAGGACCTGTTTGCCAAACCCTGCCATCCGTATACCAAAAGCCTGCTCAAATGTATCCCCAGGCTGGATGACCCGTGCCGGTCCCAGTTGACAACCATCAAGGGCAGTCCGCCTAATCTCAGGAACCTGCCGCCTGGGTGCGCTTTTGAAAAAAGGTGTTCGGAAAGCAGTAGTGTCTGTCTTGAAAAGCGGCCTGTGTTAAGAAAACTCAAAGACAACCATCATGTTGCATGCTGGAATTTTAAGGAGTAA
- a CDS encoding oligopeptide/dipeptide ABC transporter ATP-binding protein, which produces MPKKISIKSSDQTLVAVENLKMEFPLKKGMLLRRTVNTVKAVDNLNFFIRKGETLGLVGESGCGKSTLGRAILQLHRPTGGTVKYNGENLCGMNNKELRMMRRKMQLIFQDPFASLNPRMSIGAIIAEPMKIHKLVPYRERRERVEQLLKEVGLNRRFYNRHPHETSGGQRQRIGIARALSMKPEFIVCDEPLSALDVSIQGAIMNLLKSQQQKKGLTYLFISHDLSAVKHASDRVAVMYLGKLLELADKNSIYAEPQHPYTRALLSAVPIPDPILERKRERIILTGDVPSPINPPKGCRFSTRCPMASSICTEEEPEFRDVGDQHYVSCHKV; this is translated from the coding sequence GTGCCAAAAAAAATAAGCATTAAAAGCTCCGACCAAACGCTTGTGGCGGTTGAAAATCTTAAAATGGAATTCCCTTTAAAAAAAGGGATGCTTTTACGGCGCACCGTAAATACCGTAAAGGCCGTGGACAACCTCAACTTTTTTATCCGCAAGGGAGAAACCCTGGGGCTTGTGGGAGAAAGCGGGTGCGGGAAATCAACCCTTGGCAGGGCGATTTTACAGCTTCACCGCCCAACGGGGGGCACGGTTAAATACAACGGCGAAAACCTTTGCGGCATGAACAACAAAGAGCTTCGAATGATGCGCCGGAAAATGCAGTTGATATTTCAGGATCCGTTTGCATCTTTAAATCCCCGGATGAGTATTGGCGCAATCATTGCCGAGCCCATGAAAATCCATAAACTGGTTCCTTACCGCGAAAGGCGGGAACGGGTGGAACAACTGCTCAAGGAGGTGGGGCTTAACCGTAGGTTTTACAACCGCCATCCCCATGAAACCAGCGGCGGCCAGCGGCAGCGGATCGGCATTGCAAGGGCTTTGTCAATGAAACCCGAATTTATTGTCTGCGACGAACCGTTAAGCGCCCTTGACGTCTCCATCCAGGGCGCCATCATGAACCTGCTCAAAAGCCAGCAGCAAAAAAAAGGACTGACCTATCTTTTTATCTCCCATGATTTAAGCGCGGTCAAACATGCATCGGACAGGGTTGCGGTCATGTATCTTGGCAAACTCCTGGAATTGGCTGATAAAAACAGCATTTATGCCGAACCGCAGCACCCTTACACCCGGGCCCTGCTGTCTGCTGTTCCCATACCGGACCCAATCCTGGAAAGAAAACGCGAAAGAATCATCCTGACCGGGGATGTCCCCTCCCCCATCAACCCGCCAAAGGGGTGCCGATTTTCAACAAGGTGCCCAATGGCCTCTTCAATTTGCACCGAAGAGGAACCTGAATTCCGGGATGTTGGAGACCAGCACTATGTAAGCTGCCATAAAGTTTGA